In a genomic window of Meleagris gallopavo isolate NT-WF06-2002-E0010 breed Aviagen turkey brand Nicholas breeding stock chromosome 1, Turkey_5.1, whole genome shotgun sequence:
- the SLC17A8 gene encoding vesicular glutamate transporter 3 — translation MPFKGFDSLKERFFNPGKEEVKNTVSDSLGNLRRKIDGTNIEEDHIELTEEGRPVQASARKSQVCDCYCCGLPKRYIIAIMSGLGFCISFGIRCNLGVAIVQMVNNSTIVINGKPELQKAQFNWDPETVGLIHGSFFWGYIVTQIPGGFIANKLAANRVFGAAIFLTSTLNMFIPSAARVHYGCVMFVRILQGLVEGVTYPACHGMWSKWAPPLERSRLATTSFCGSYAGAVVAMPLAGVLVQYIGWSSVFYIYGMFGIVWYMFWLLHAYESPAAHPTITREERVYIETSIGEGASLASAGKFSTPWKRFFTSMPVYAIIVANFCRSWTFYLLLISQPAYFEEVFGFAISKVGLLSAVPHMVMTIIVPIGGQIADFLRSRKILTTTTVRKVMNCGGFGMEATLLLVVGYSHTKGVAISFLVLAVGFSGFAISGFNVNHLDIAPRYASILMGISNGVGTLSGMVCPLIVGAMTKHKTREEWQNVFLIAALVHYSGVIFYAIFASGEKQEWADPENLNEEKCGIIDQDELAEETEMNNETFVSAKKTYGATSQNSEIQRREWRKQKQMIQDTEEQTSYHYENGNFQDLS, via the exons atgcCTTTCAAAGGGTTTGATTCACTGAAGGAAAGATTTTTTAACCCAGGAAAGGAAGAGGTGAAGAACACCGTTAGCGACTCGCTGGGGAATCTGCGAAG GAAAATCGATGGCACCAACATCGAGGAAGATCACATTGAGCTGACAGAAGAGGGGAGGCCTGTGCAGGCCAGCGCCCGCAAGTCGCAAGTGTGTGACTGTTACTGCTGTGGACTGCCCAAGCGCTACATCATCGCCATCATGAGCGGCCTGGGcttttgcatttcctttggAATTCGGTGCAACCTGGGTGTTGCCATCGTGCAAATGGTGAACAATAGTACTATTGTTATTAATGGCAAACCAGAGCTGCAG aaagCCCAGTTCAACTGGGATCCTGAGACAGTGGGACTCATACACGGCTCTTTCTTCTGGGGTTACATTGTGACACAAATTCCAGGAGGTTTCATTGCAAACAAATTGGCTGCTAACAG GGTGTTTGGAGCAGCTATTTTTCTAACATCTACACTGAACATGTTCATCCCTTCTGCAGCAAGAGTACATTACGGCTGTGTGATGTTTGTAAGAATTCTGCAAGGTCTGGTGGAG GGCGTCACCTACCCAGCCTGCCATGGGATGTGGAGTAAATGGGCTCCTCCACTGGAGAGAAGCAGGTTGGCAACGACATCGTTCTGTG ggTCATATGCAGGTGCAGTGGTTGCCATGCCATTGGCAGGAGTGCTAGTACAGTATATAGGATGGTCATCAGTCTTCTATATTTATG GAATGTTTGGGATTGTTTGGTACATGTTCTGGCTGCTTCATGCCTATGAGAGTCCAGCTGCACACCCAACAATAACCAGAGAAGAAAGAGTATATATAGAAACAAGTATTGGAGAAGGAGCCAGCCTTGCTAGTGCAGGC aaattTAGTACTCCctggaaaagatttttcactTCAATGCCAGTTTATGCAATCATTGTGGCTAACTTTTGTAGAAGTTGGACCTTCTATTTGCTCCTTATAAGTCAGCCTGCTTACTTTGAAGAAGTCTTTGGATTTGCGATAAGTAAG GTTGGCCTTTTGTCTGCAGTTCCCCACATGGTCATGACAATCATTGTGCCCATTGGAGGGCAGATAGCTGACTTCTTACGGAGCAGGAAGATTTTAACTACTACCACTGTAAGGAAGGTCATGAACTGTGGAG GCTTTGGGATGGAAGCAACCTTGCTTTTGGTGGTTGGCTATTCTCATACAAAAGGCGTGGCTATTTCTTTTCTGGTGTTAGCTGTAGGTTTCAGTGGCTTTGCAATTTCAG GATTCAATGTGAATCACTTGGACATAGCCCCACGTTATGCCAGCATCCTCATGGGGATCTCCAATGGTGTGGGGACGCTGTCAGGCATGGTGTGCCCACTCATCGTTGGTGCAATGACAAAACACAAG ACTCGTGAAGAATGGCAAAATGTCTTTCTGATCGCAGCCCTGGTGCACTACAGTGGAGTAATATTCTATGCTATTTTTGCTTCTGGGGAGAAGCAGGAATGGGCTGACCCTGAAAACCTGAATGAAGAGAAATGTGGTATAATTGATCAGGATGAATTGgctgaagaaactgaaatgaacaATGAAACTTTTGTAAGTGCAAAGAAAACATACGGTGCTACCAGTCAAAACAGTGAAATACAGAGAAGGGAatggagaaagcaaaagcaaatgattCAAGACACGGAAGAACAGACTTCTTACCATTATGAAAATGGGAATTTTCAAGATTTGTCATAA